In Gossypium arboreum isolate Shixiya-1 chromosome 3, ASM2569848v2, whole genome shotgun sequence, the sequence ATGAATCCGATTCGTCACCGGTTTAACACACACAATAGGGTTATCCGGTTGTGGAGTCACCGTATTCTCCACTCTATAAAAGAATTTTCTCGACGAAGCCGGTGCTTGTTCCGACAAATGCTTCAAGTTGCTATCGAACTTCGTCGACGGCAAGTCCGTATCGATCCAATTATCTTTCAAATGACCCGCGTTCCAAAACGGAGACCCAGATTGAGGACGTGGAGATTTGTTCGGTTTCCACACACAAATAATTCTCTTCGGTAATAGTTCAGCAATCGTTTTTCCAAACACATGTTCGTCTTGATGAATAAGGTACTCACCGAGTTGTTCTTCTAAGTACTTCTCGAACTCCGGCGGGTCCTGATGACCGAACTCCGTACGAATCTCTAGTATTATCACCTCCGACTGTGTTTCCGACAAGAACTTCTTGATATCGCCGATAACAACATCGATACCGTACGTCGTTAAAATCCCATGACACACACGACGGTTCTCGTTGACCCGAATGTCCAAAACCCGAGTACCTTTAACGAGTTGTTGGTGCACCGATAACGATTGACACTGTGCAAAAGGACGAGTAATAA encodes:
- the LOC108474847 gene encoding uncharacterized protein LOC108474847, with product MGSLFSKQVERRKNIKAEKKTLCDLNENCGETYPGSDYRPADRKNWMAGLGVDKVHINKIVWPGTHDSATNKIGIPFITRPFAQCQSLSVHQQLVKGTRVLDIRVNENRRVCHGILTTYGIDVVIGDIKKFLSETQSEVIILEIRTEFGHQDPPEFEKYLEEQLGEYLIHQDEHVFGKTIAELLPKRIICVWKPNKSPRPQSGSPFWNAGHLKDNWIDTDLPSTKFDSNLKHLSEQAPASSRKFFYRVENTVTPQPDNPIVCVKPVTNRIHGYARLFIAQCFTKGCADRLQIFSTDFIDEDFVDACVGLTQARVEGAC